Below is a genomic region from Venturia canescens isolate UGA chromosome 1, ASM1945775v1, whole genome shotgun sequence.
GCGTGGAGCACGAAGTTATTCGACGAGCTGTCAAGAAAAATGTGTCCCGAACTGAGCCACTTCGTGGTATTCTCCTCCGTCGCGTGTGGACGCGGTAATACCGGTCAAACGAATTACAGCATGGCCAACTCGGTGATGGAGAGAATTTGTGAGAAAAGAGTCGCGGATGGTCTTCCCGGTTTGGCGATACAGTGGGGAGCCGTCGGTGACGTTGGCCTCGTCGCCGATATGTACGAGGAACACAAGGAACTCGTGATCGCCGGAACTCTCCAACAAGGAATTTCCTCTTGTCTCGCCGAGCTCGACAAATTTCTCAAACAAAATTCTCCTATCGTTGGCTCGATGGTCGTTGCCGAGAAACGGGCCGGAGGTTCGGGCTCGTTGAACATCGTCGATACCGTCCTCAACATAATGGCGCTGAAAGACCTCAAATCCGTCAGCACTCACACGTCCCTCGCTGAACTTGGCATGGACTCGATGATGGCcgtagaaataaaacaaacccTCGAGCGCGAATTCGAAATATTCCTCAACGCTCAGGATATACGGAGCTTGAATTTCGCAAAACTCATTGAAATGGCAGCCAAATTGGCCGAGGACGGTAGACAAGCTGGTAAAAATAAGAGCGTCGACGAACCCCTCATGGGCATGAAACTGTTCGTACAAGTTTTGGGAGATCAAGAGTTGTCCCAGGATCTGTGTCTGAAAATGCTCACCAAACAAGAGGTCGGACGAGAGGAAGTTTTTCTCGTTCCTGGCATCGAAGGCTAcggcatcgtttttcaaaatcttgcTCCATACATTCGCTCCCCCGCTACTTGTTTGCAGCTCATTGAAACTGGCGACCAAAACATCTCAACCATTTCCGATATCGCTCAACTCTTTTTACCGGTCAGTTatccatttcattttttcatcatatcgATATAGTAATTACGAATTATATTAacgaatattctacaataGACTTGCCATCATTGGCTTTTCGCTTTTCCGTCCGTTAACATTTCTCTatagaatttcgtttttttttttatttacagcaCGTACTCCATAGGAACAAGGGTCGCAGAGATTTCGTCATCGCTGGCTATTCGTTCGGTTCTCTCGTGGCTATTGAATTGGCAAGGATGCTCGAGGCAGAAGGTTTGACCGGTAGATTAGTACTGATCGACGGATCACCCGATCTCATGAAAGCTATTAAAGATCAGCAATTAGCGTCGAGCAGCGAAGGCGAACTTCAGAGCAATATTCTCCTTGGTATCATGGATATTCTTTCGCCAGCGACGAGCCCTGAGgtacaaaaatttcattttctattataCAAGTTTTATTCGGATAAAAGTATGTTCTGAAAATGATTGGaactgttgatttttttcagcttcTCGTCGCACTCGAGAAATGTACAACGTGGTCAGAAAAATTGGATGCTTTCATGCTTAGAGCACCGACGAAAGATACAAAGATTTCTCCCGAGGAGCAGAAAAACGTTTGCACCGGTATTTTGAACCGTCTCTTGGCACTCGAGAAATACGATCATACTGAACTTCCGCCATTGAGATCATCCATCATTTTGCTTAAACCAACCTGCCCGACGTTGAAGACAATGAGTCCGGACTACGGCCTTAGCAcggtatttttattatctttcCTTTCTATCTATTAGTCGTATAGTCAACAATAATGCGGATTTTGACAGCTACTATCTTCAATTTGATTGCATAGGCTTTCTTTTTACTGTACAATAAATTGGACATGCAAGTGCTTCGATACtgacattttttaatgaaattgctgcttcatttaatttcaggttacgaaagaaaatataGAAATTTTCACGGTTGACGGAAATCACGTTACgatattagaaaatttgaaaatcgcaACAGCCATTAACGGTGAGCCATTGGAGGACGCTAACGCTTTCAAAGCGAGAATAATGGAGGACGGCAAGATCTTGGCACCGATCGCAAATCCACAGCATACGAGATCTTAGAGCAAAGTGGATTGAAAATGGGCAATATCACGAAATACAGATTTTTTCATCCTGTTGGTTTAAAATGGCACCAAGCGGGACGATTGGATTGACCACTCTCGACAAATGACCCAGCTGTTAGAATCAGTGTAATTTATCATTACACCCGTGCACCAATCGAAAAGGGGTGAAATATtgtaaattgaaagaaaatgatcATTCTTTCGCATTCGTAGTTCgctgtgtgcgtgtgtgtgtgtgtgtatgtgtgtataaACAAAATTAATAGACAAGTAACTAAGAtttattgtttcttttttctttcattcttcgCTGTACTCATACAATTTTCATGTGTGATTTCATACGAAATATATACACGATGACAGTCACATTACGTTAAATCATCAAACTAACATACTCGTATCATTATTTTCCAATTCCTCATTCTTacgtatttttgaaaaagaaaatacaaaCATTCCTTAAACACTGATATTTACTTGAGAATAAACTCTCTGATAACTTCATTCTAGTCACGCTGCTCTAACTACAttcgtacgtttttttttccataacaCACGAGAAAAATTGCTGATCAATCAAAATAAGACTTAGAGCCTGAAGAAAAGAACAGACACAAATCACTGCGTggtacgaaataaaaaaggaaacgaTGGAGATTGAGTGAAAAACGAatattgtattaaaaaaatgagtaaatgAGCATTATGCTTTCAAAGATCCATGGGCTCGAGATCACGATTAATTTGATCCTCCATGCGAGATTGATTCATGTCTGGAATATTTTCATGATTGTTGTTTCCAGACTCGTTGTCTCTTTGCATAAAATTCTCGCTGTTATCATTATTACTTCTATcgctgttattattattggtgTTCGAATCATTAGGGGATTGAGGAACGTTTTGACGATTCGACAACATCCTCAGATGTTTGCTCGGTGGTTCCCAGAGTACAAGAGCCATTGAAGGGCGGGTTTCtctgaaattcaaatttctctttttacaccagccattgaaaaaaaaaacagaatattGGAATAGTCATGGAAATATAGAActgaaatattagaaaaaaaactttcttcTACAATCAAATTCTTTGAGTGGGGAAATTTCGAAAGTCATGCTACAAAGACTACAAAGAATTATATTTCAATGGAAATAAGTCAAATGGTGGATTTAACGAATGACTATGCTTACAATTTGGCGAGCAAACTGCCAGGTAAAAGAGGTTCTTGCTGTAGTCTCTTAAGTTCTTCGGAAATAACAAGTCTCGGATGTACACTTTTGCCATTCTCAAGTCTAGTTGGATCATTTTCCATATCGAGGTCTATATGTATATCGTCATTGCTGGTACTGCAACAGGGCTGTGGTTCTCTTACTCCAGAACTCACTCCAGCCGAATTTTCACTGTAATTGCTGCTTATATGCATATCTTGAAAATGAGCTGCCATCTTTTCTTCTGTAATGAACTGCTTCGCTCGATGACTGGAATTTATTGAACCATATATTTTACTACCAACTCATTTGTTTATATAGAATGAGCAAACATCTTTTGCACATCCACAATGCAAATTATATGTTTCAATGCGCTACAAATAATTGTACTCATCTCTTgccaatttctcaataaataatcattgttttcaatcaaacatactgttatgaaaaaattagtgATAGTTTAAACTGTTGCTGAATCCATTCTTATTACAAATACAAAGGCAAACTTTGAACAAATCGCAATTAGGATCTCTATAATGGAACCACGGAGAGTGATGTTGTTTTGTTGTGAAAACTACTCGATTGTCATTGTGCCATGTGTCAATCTTTTtatgattaataaaataaagagaaagtaataaaaatgttgttcagaaaaaaaaaacatcagaaCTCACATTTCGGTAGGCTCATTGGTCAGATATTTCCTCTTTTTAAGGGCAGATTTGGTAAAAATAATTGGAGGTCTTTCCCCTGTGAAGCGAACCAACTGAGACTGCTGAAGACTGGGTATACTCCATGGCATCATCATGGGTGGAACTTGAGGCATTTGCGGCCATGGGCCACTCTGATGGGGGGTGTTTTGTTGTCCCATCATATGTTGAAAAATGGACTGCGGCGTATGTAAATGGGCACCTCCCATTGCATTCTGAGCCAGGGTATGAATAGTTTGGTACTGTGTCGGAATTGCCATTCTAATATGAGTAATGTATAAAACTATAGATTATTACTTGTTACTTTCTCCTCATGAAACggaaataatggaaaagatggttttttttttgtaaggACAATGAGAAGAATataaaccacaaaaaaattcacctATACAGTCATCAAATTTTACCCGTTTTCTCATTCATACTACAATCTCGAGAAATCCAACGGTATTATAGACATCTATGGATACAtacatatacaaatatattcgTGTGATCGGTTTTTGAGATCGCCGCAGTAATTGAAAACATCGCTACCAAACCAAGATTTATATATGAATGAACGTTTACTTACCAGACGCTAACCTTTCGTTCGACTCTTTCGTCGTCACAATTATTACAGATATATATCCGTGCCACTATTGTATATGTGATTTTCATGCATACACATATGATACGCTTTTTCGATGATAAAACGTCTACAGCTATATATAGCGCGAATAGTAATAACCGATATGATACGTTGTTTTTGACAGAAGTAATTTGATATTTTAGACTTGACTCGTCGAGCACAACTATATATTAGATATACCTATATTCCCTTTggagaagaaagaaataaacacACTGACGCGAATGACGGAATATGGCAACGATAGAGCACACGTTTGTAAATATTGTTTAGATCCAAGGATGAATAGACGATAGAGAGCCTGCGCGGAGACGACCCGTTGACTGAAGTGTACCGAATACGAAGCGATTCTTTCTTGTGAGAGCTAGATGCTACGAGAACGTTCGAATCCAGTGAAGAAAGTAACACCGTATACCAGAATATTCTTGATTTTTCGACTACCTGATAAATAAGAACAATCTTTTTATTGATATTATGTGATCAAACATTATACGTGAGTAAGCCACATACATTCGCCCCACGACGAGCCATTTCGGGATTGTTCAAAaagattctttttttccactctgaaATCGAACATTATTTGCATATTTCGAacatgttttttaaattttcgagaaaaaaaagttgctcaCTGTAAATGCGGAAGcagtccatttttttccaaccacACAAGATAAGCAAAATGTAAAAACTGCAAAACCCAatgtcatatatatatatatatatatatacatatattttttttattctcgatatACGAGTGTCAACATGCTTTGTTTTACTTTaccttttcacgaaattgcgATTATAGATTTATGACTCtaaatgtacattttttcattaatccaACTATGATGTAAAAATGATATCGAACTATGTTCATTtacaaattcaataaaatttgagagaaaacAGTGTAGACCATAAACAGACTATTCTTTTTCTCGCTGTACAATTGctttgtattatttttcttgctaCTATGTAacttattgaatgaataaattataaaatttatagttATACAATTAGGTAGTTAAATTGCAAAAATGTAGTGGCTTTGCTGAGATTTCattcttaattgttttttctacTCTTGAAATTATCAACTGCATGATTATTCGTTTGAGAATCATTCgttaaaataaaatcaattcaGCTACAcggtaattattattttcataccTTTGCAGATTCAAAGCTAATTGACAATTTATTATGCTTTTGTGAATTTGGAGAACAATTTGTGAGTATTGAAGGCCATCAGTTGAGGAGATAAGGCCTAGAATATTAATACAGGATAACAGAATAACAAaaggataaaaatgaaatcattaattaAAGTGTTGATTGATTGCATTCATCTTTGTTGGTAGTATAAACTTTTTCCAAtgctttgaataaacaattataCTGGACAAGTTATTATAGTATCAATATCaacaaatgtttaaaaaaaaacaatacattTGTACATCAACGATAACCAAATTATTCATTCGCCACTGACTGATGCACATtaaatgataagaaaaaaaaaagcaagaaTAATTCAGCGTCTGCTATAATCATctcgatatatttatatttttacgattacgttaataattatttgtatcactttttttttcaaatcaacttTTCACGATCatttcagccatttttttcgcttATTTAAAAAACCTAAAGTCTTTCGGTTATCTGTTTCAGTCCTTTTTTCGAGCATGGTTACTGATAAAAATGTGAATGATTCACAATGATACTTTAGGCAGCGAGGAATTCTGATCGGTCTTCTAATTTCAAATTGatcatgaatatttttttttcttttcctctgaTTCATTATTCTGTTGTAATGGTTCCGATTGATTTTCCATTCAATGCAGTAGATAAAGATGCGCGTTAATGGGCTGTATCTGCAACAGGGTTTTCCATTCGCCTTTCCAGCTGCTGATTTATGAACGATCACGAGAGAAACGGTACAACTAAATCCTCCTTGTGCTCGACTTTCACTTCGCTCAATGCCGATACTGCagttttcatcatatttttcatctatcaAACATGAAATGCAGAATAAATAAGATCATTTGAATCACCAGATAAACTAAAATTCCAATGCATaatatagtttatttttcttacccATTCATGATCTTCATGGGCAAGAGGTTCAGCAGCAAGAATTCTTTCTGGAGCAGGTATGTCCTTGAGAAGGCAAGATCTGCCTGCTGGTACTTTGACACTGCAagactcaatttttttagaatAAGCTCTCGATCTATCCATGTATTCGTGCTGTTCCAAATTATGGGAATCCAAAGCTCCAACATCAATCACGTTTCTGCAACAAACGTATAATACAGACTTATACCAGGtgaacaaatattttatttatttttccacatGAGAAACCATGGTCTCCATAGattattgtttaaaaaaaaatttgagggtAAAAAATATCAGTTTGTTTTATGAATAACTCACGCAGCTGTCTCGTGCAGTATTCTGTTAAGAGCACTCTGTTCGTCCGTCTTCTTTGGCACTGAACTCGCATATTGATTAACATAATCGTCACTaggaaaacaaatgaaaataaatcaaaatcaTAAACTGTATAATTtaaccaaaaaaaattgttgtttcatTTCATTTGAGAAACCTTGACAATCCAAGTAACATCCATCAGAGAAAACTTACCTGTGAACCCTTGGTATATTTGTATTGTTACTGACTGGATCAACCAATAAATGTGTTCTCTCATTTGCTTCACTACCCTGAAATATGTTTGGCCTGTTTAAGTGCATTACAAATATGCTTACATCTTAGTTTTTCTCTTATCCAAATTggtctaacaactttccatagtcaattgaatttcagttttaaatgaagaattttaacAAATCTTTTGGTTTCTACTATACAGTTATAGGcttaaaatattcaatttctgaaaggtattgaaaaaataaaaagaaacaattgAATGGATTCAGTTTTGAACAATATAGTCATGAGTTGTCTTTACAGGACAATGTAGTCCGACACAAAAGTTGTGCGAAGCATATTTATCGAAACAACGATAGAGTaatcattttcgaaatttgacaGAATGAGATCCAAAAGTAATTGTTTAAAACATCAATATAGGGCAAACGTCAATGTCGGTTGTTTGCGTTTTATGTTTTTGCATCAGCGGCCCTGTACGCAGATAAATtcagtaaaaacaaaaaaattcagagtTATCACAAAGAGCAAACGATGATGCGCGGTTTAATAATAGTTCACCGATTATACAAAACCTGAGGTCCGCTGTCTTCTTTGCAAAAACTGTAGCAGCAGCCCATATTCtcgacgaaaatgaaaaataaccaGATCGAATCTCCAAAATGAGGACGGTAACCGAAAGAAaatgatagaattttcaacTTGTCAAAAGACTGATATTCATTTTTTGGTGTTATTATTCTCTGTGCTGGTCGGCATAAACTAGTATATGGTATATGAACGATGTATGGATGAATCAGCTGTCCGAATCTCTGGATGAATTCAGCGTTGCCAGCAAAATGCGCTTCGTCGTATATAGGTACATggattcaaaaataaaatcaccGCAGTACCGTCAGTGGTCGGTGGTCGGTGGTCGAACCTCTGTGACTTGGTTGTCCTCCTCCTGGTCGCCCCTAAATTTTAGTtactgaaatttattttaattaaatGAATCTTTTATTGTTGGAAATTAGTtcattaaaataatgaaatgtaaaaattggatgatttttttatccaatcaATGTTTTAGTCCAACCTTACACAGATACTTTTATCCAAGGTTTTTAATTAACTATTCTATAATGAGCAtcaatttttatgtaaaatcGCCAACAAAAGCCCAACAAACGATTTActttataaaaacaaaaatccaaaATCGGTCGGTAAGAATTTACAGAAGCGTCAGTCGAAtgctttttatttatatatatagcgATGCTGCTGGAGATTCTCTCTGTTATTGTCACTACGATATTAGAAAAAACTTCCAGCATATCCCTCCGGTGTCGAACTCGTaagtggattttttttcgaaaaacgcgACTTGTGCCTGCTGCGCCATTGATGTTAAAAAGAAGTATACACCAAAATGAAACATTGTACTCCTAGATGTCCTAGATTCGTGATCATCTGTGATCATATCGACAACGAC
It encodes:
- the LOC122419162 gene encoding bromodomain-containing protein DDB_G0280777-like isoform X2, whose amino-acid sequence is MGGAHLHTPQSIFQHMMGQQNTPHQSGPWPQMPQVPPMMMPWSIPSLQQSQLVRFTGERPPIIFTKSALKKRKYLTNEPTEIHRAKQFITEEKMAAHFQDMHISSNYSENSAGVSSGVREPQPCCSTSNDDIHIDLDMENDPTRLENGKSVHPRLVISEELKRLQQEPLLPGSLLAKLETRPSMALVLWEPPSKHLRMLSNRQNVPQSPNDSNTNNNNSDRSNNDNSENFMQRDNESGNNNHENIPDMNQSRMEDQINRDLEPMDL
- the LOC122419162 gene encoding bromodomain-containing protein DDB_G0280777-like isoform X1; protein product: MAIPTQYQTIHTLAQNAMGGAHLHTPQSIFQHMMGQQNTPHQSGPWPQMPQVPPMMMPWSIPSLQQSQLVRFTGERPPIIFTKSALKKRKYLTNEPTEIHRAKQFITEEKMAAHFQDMHISSNYSENSAGVSSGVREPQPCCSTSNDDIHIDLDMENDPTRLENGKSVHPRLVISEELKRLQQEPLLPGSLLAKLETRPSMALVLWEPPSKHLRMLSNRQNVPQSPNDSNTNNNNSDRSNNDNSENFMQRDNESGNNNHENIPDMNQSRMEDQINRDLEPMDL
- the Lamtor1 gene encoding ragulator complex protein LAMTOR1 produces the protein MGCCYSFCKEDSGPQGSEANERTHLLVDPVSNNTNIPRVHSDDYVNQYASSVPKKTDEQSALNRILHETAANVIDVGALDSHNLEQHEYMDRSRAYSKKIESCSVKVPAGRSCLLKDIPAPERILAAEPLAHEDHEWMKNMMKTAVSALSEVKVEHKEDLVVPFLS